From [Clostridium] symbiosum, a single genomic window includes:
- a CDS encoding amidohydrolase family protein → MYDLCIYNSRIMDPESGYDAVGAVAVSGGKIVSVTREPVEAAVMINAGGMVTAPGFIDIHTHEDDISDYQELMLPRQISECAVKTGVTTIITGNCGSSSASASKYYEAVRQNEYPCNCYMMAGNVTLRRQAGLGSYDRAGREQIEQMCALFQKMMDEGAVGLSFGLEYDPGACWEEEEALCRVAAANDRIVSVHMRYGYPEKVEETLEEVIALSEKTGAKFEISHFAANVYGEGKVAWADRRLRASGADITCDMYPYNVWSTVLQSAVFDEGAFDNFNFSVEDLEILTGEYAGQYCNKELFKRLRKEPESIMTACHNAMPMEDVEAAYQLPYVMVGSDGNMQATVDGHILGHPRGAGSPARFLGHFVRERKLMDLMTGISKLTLLPARRMGLDSKGRLAAGCDADLVVFNPETIADRAKFGVDVCGLAPAGILFTVNGGKIVYQGGR, encoded by the coding sequence ATGTACGATCTTTGTATTTACAATTCCAGGATTATGGATCCGGAGAGTGGATACGACGCCGTGGGGGCGGTGGCGGTTTCAGGGGGAAAGATTGTTTCTGTAACAAGAGAGCCGGTGGAGGCAGCCGTGATGATAAATGCCGGTGGAATGGTGACCGCTCCGGGATTTATTGATATACATACCCATGAGGATGATATTTCCGATTACCAGGAGCTCATGCTGCCGAGACAAATTTCAGAATGTGCGGTAAAAACAGGGGTTACCACTATTATTACGGGAAACTGCGGCAGTTCTTCTGCTTCTGCGTCAAAATATTATGAGGCGGTCAGACAGAATGAATATCCGTGCAACTGCTATATGATGGCGGGAAATGTGACGCTCAGGAGGCAGGCGGGGCTGGGAAGCTATGACCGGGCCGGCCGGGAGCAGATTGAACAGATGTGTGCACTTTTTCAGAAAATGATGGATGAAGGGGCTGTCGGCCTGTCTTTTGGCCTGGAGTACGATCCGGGCGCCTGTTGGGAAGAGGAGGAGGCATTATGCAGGGTTGCGGCTGCTAATGACAGGATCGTTTCCGTCCATATGCGTTACGGCTATCCGGAGAAGGTGGAGGAAACGCTGGAGGAAGTGATTGCCCTGTCGGAGAAGACGGGAGCGAAGTTTGAGATCTCACACTTTGCCGCTAATGTTTACGGAGAAGGAAAGGTGGCCTGGGCGGACAGAAGGCTCAGGGCGTCAGGAGCCGATATTACCTGCGACATGTATCCGTACAACGTATGGTCTACCGTCCTTCAGTCGGCGGTATTTGACGAGGGTGCATTTGATAATTTTAATTTCTCCGTGGAAGATTTGGAAATCCTGACCGGTGAATACGCGGGTCAGTACTGCAATAAGGAGCTGTTTAAACGTCTGAGAAAAGAGCCGGAGAGTATCATGACGGCATGTCACAATGCGATGCCGATGGAGGATGTGGAAGCGGCGTATCAACTGCCCTATGTAATGGTGGGCAGTGACGGCAATATGCAGGCAACGGTGGATGGACACATTCTGGGTCATCCCAGAGGGGCGGGAAGCCCGGCCAGATTTCTGGGGCATTTTGTCCGTGAACGGAAATTGATGGATCTGATGACTGGAATCAGTAAATTGACGCTGCTTCCGGCCAGGCGTATGGGACTTGATTCTAAGGGGCGGCTGGCTGCCGGCTGTGATGCGGATCTCGTTGTCTTTAACCCTGAAACCATTGCTGACAGGGCAAAGTTCGGGGTGGATGTCTGCGGTCTGGCTCCGGCGGGGATTCTTTTTACGGTTAACGGCGGAAAAATTGTATACCAGGGTGGCCGATAA